A genome region from Helicobacter sp. 11S03491-1 includes the following:
- a CDS encoding GspE/PulE family protein: MKQKFQAFMQKNHIPEFCPHHLIEYLQTTQESFEQALKEFSEYAQDIIRASGLKYACLDEWMSDEKSCMLIHYDLALKLKTFIYTIETQKINLITLEPYHIENINLLEELIKQKYPTYSFEFYLTSLKSFYAALDNLKTQEHIYHISAQIQDPIKYEASITHLYHYILENAITQKASDLHLESKATYASLRIRQDGKIKEISRIKTDIFELLCNKIKLESKLDISEKRLPQDGRYTLSINHKEYDFRISCVPIYYGESIVIRILYKQNNSLSLKNLNLTPDNLCIIQKSIQAPHGIILVTGPTGSGKSTTLYALLETIQSRDKKLITIEDPIEYQINLAAQVQINPDYGFGFSDALRAILRQDPDIIMVGEIRDQETLQLAMQASLTGHLVFSTIHTNDCKSTIERLLDMGAQPYLLNSSLIAIISQRLVRKLCPHCKKPHTHTPKITSKFLSSSSAFFISNGCEKCNMQGFLGREAIVEVLEITPEIKNILLDKPKLQEYLKDFKTLFDDGIHKASQGITSYEEICRVIRE; the protein is encoded by the coding sequence ATGAAACAAAAATTTCAAGCATTTATGCAAAAAAATCATATCCCGGAATTTTGCCCTCATCATCTTATTGAATACCTTCAAACAACTCAAGAATCCTTTGAGCAAGCCTTAAAAGAATTTTCAGAATATGCTCAAGATATTATACGAGCCTCCGGATTAAAATATGCCTGTCTTGATGAGTGGATGAGTGATGAGAAGTCTTGTATGCTCATTCATTATGATTTGGCTCTCAAACTCAAAACCTTTATTTACACCATTGAGACTCAAAAAATTAATCTTATCACCCTTGAACCTTATCATATTGAAAATATCAATCTCTTAGAAGAACTTATCAAACAAAAATACCCGACTTATAGTTTTGAATTTTATCTCACAAGCTTAAAATCCTTTTATGCTGCCCTTGATAACCTCAAAACCCAAGAACATATCTACCATATTAGCGCCCAAATTCAAGATCCCATTAAATATGAAGCAAGCATCACCCATCTTTATCATTATATTCTTGAGAATGCTATTACTCAAAAAGCAAGTGATTTACATTTAGAATCTAAAGCCACTTATGCAAGCCTTAGAATTCGTCAAGATGGCAAGATCAAAGAAATTTCCAGAATCAAAACAGACATTTTCGAATTATTATGCAACAAAATCAAACTGGAATCAAAGCTTGATATTAGCGAAAAAAGACTCCCTCAAGATGGTCGTTATACTTTGTCAATCAATCACAAAGAATATGATTTTAGGATTTCTTGTGTCCCTATTTATTATGGAGAAAGTATCGTCATTCGAATACTTTATAAACAAAACAATTCTTTAAGTCTCAAAAACCTTAATCTCACTCCCGATAATCTCTGTATAATCCAAAAAAGTATCCAAGCTCCTCATGGGATTATTTTGGTTACAGGACCTACAGGAAGTGGTAAATCCACCACATTATATGCCTTATTAGAAACTATCCAATCCAGAGATAAAAAACTCATCACCATTGAAGATCCCATCGAATATCAAATCAATCTTGCTGCACAAGTCCAAATCAATCCTGATTATGGATTTGGATTTTCTGATGCCCTAAGAGCTATCCTTCGCCAAGATCCCGATATTATTATGGTAGGAGAAATTCGCGATCAAGAAACTCTTCAACTTGCTATGCAAGCTTCTCTTACGGGACATCTTGTGTTTTCTACTATCCACACCAATGATTGCAAAAGTACAATTGAAAGACTTCTGGACATGGGCGCACAACCATATTTGCTTAACTCAAGTTTAATTGCAATTATTTCTCAAAGATTGGTAAGAAAACTTTGCCCTCATTGCAAAAAACCTCATACCCATACCCCCAAAATAACATCAAAATTTTTATCCTCTTCATCTGCATTTTTTATCTCTAATGGTTGTGAAAAATGCAATATGCAAGGATTTTTAGGTAGAGAGGCGATTGTTGAAGTTCTGGAAATTACCCCTGAAATCAAAAATATTTTGTTAGATAAACCCAAACTTCAAGAATATCTCAAAGATTTTAAAACACTCTTTGATGATGGAATTCATAAAGCCTCACAAGGAATTACAAGCTATGAAGAAATCTGCAGGGTCATAAGAGAATGA
- a CDS encoding type II secretion system F family protein, which translates to MKFFIKGLRNSQTQQICLNAKNVDQLKKKAYALGIVPIEITPLDSKKFSLKSFLPYHQELLLSFRQISFMINAALPIDEILTHMITSTHHPKIKSMYEGILKELSLGSSLAKAFSKFKHIVGEMRISMIEVGQNSGSLAEIFSLLSDEIEQSIKDIASFKKKLFYPCIVFICIFIAFGILNATVIPEFIALFQDIGLALPFATKTLIIAADVFQKWGISILIFMFLFGFFLQYPLKKYKSIAQKFHQYILKIPLIGKIFLYRDLHHYLLTFYLSQKTGLDIKICLKNAHTSIKNTYLKNILNQVHFSIQKGENLSKAISQAKIFSPIAQGLILAGEKSGNLEKMLEMSSFYYKELYTQKLDNFSQWIEPVMTLLIGALVLWFGLGVLMPMWSLNYFEF; encoded by the coding sequence ATGAAATTTTTTATCAAAGGACTTAGAAATTCTCAAACCCAACAAATCTGTTTAAATGCCAAAAATGTAGATCAACTCAAGAAAAAAGCATATGCTTTGGGCATTGTTCCTATTGAAATCACCCCCTTAGATTCAAAAAAATTCTCTTTAAAATCTTTTTTACCTTATCATCAAGAGCTTCTTTTGAGCTTTCGACAAATTTCTTTCATGATTAATGCTGCCCTCCCTATTGATGAAATTCTCACACACATGATTACAAGCACACACCATCCAAAAATAAAATCCATGTATGAAGGTATTTTAAAAGAACTTTCACTGGGATCTTCTTTGGCAAAAGCATTTTCAAAGTTTAAGCATATTGTTGGAGAAATGAGAATCTCAATGATTGAAGTTGGACAAAATAGCGGGAGTCTTGCTGAAATTTTTAGTCTTCTAAGTGATGAGATAGAGCAATCCATAAAAGATATTGCAAGCTTTAAAAAGAAATTATTTTACCCTTGTATTGTTTTTATCTGCATTTTTATAGCATTTGGAATACTAAATGCCACCGTGATACCGGAATTTATAGCCTTATTTCAAGATATTGGTCTTGCTTTGCCTTTTGCTACAAAAACACTTATCATTGCAGCAGATGTATTTCAAAAATGGGGAATTTCTATTCTTATTTTTATGTTTTTATTTGGTTTTTTCTTGCAATATCCCCTTAAAAAATACAAATCTATTGCGCAAAAATTCCACCAATATATCTTAAAAATCCCTCTTATAGGCAAAATTTTTTTATACAGAGATTTACATCATTATTTGCTCACATTTTATCTCTCCCAAAAAACAGGGCTTGATATAAAAATTTGCCTAAAAAATGCTCATACTTCAATCAAAAACACTTACTTAAAAAACATCCTCAATCAAGTTCATTTTTCTATCCAAAAAGGAGAGAATCTCTCAAAGGCAATCTCTCAAGCAAAAATTTTTAGTCCAATTGCCCAAGGGCTTATCCTTGCCGGAGAAAAAAGTGGTAACCTAGAAAAAATGCTTGAAATGTCTTCTTTTTATTACAAAGAACTCTACACCCAAAAGCTTGATAATTTTAGTCAATGGATAGAACCCGTCATGACACTCCTTATAGGCGCCCTAGTCTTATGGTTTGGACTAGGAGTGCTGATGCCAATGTGGAGTCTCAACTACTTTGAGTTTTAA
- a CDS encoding Fur family transcriptional regulator, which yields MMNFEVSLKAKNLKVTPQRIAILKEIEKNGHISIDDIYENIRKDYPSISLATVYKNITALYEVNILREIKAPAQKQRYELSCDHHIHVACEKCGKLEDIKIDISDISNKCAKMSGYQLYDTSAVFIGICPECAHKEKK from the coding sequence ATGATGAATTTTGAAGTTAGTTTAAAAGCCAAAAATCTTAAAGTAACTCCTCAACGGATTGCCATTCTAAAGGAGATAGAGAAAAATGGGCACATCAGCATTGATGATATTTATGAGAATATCCGAAAAGATTATCCCTCCATTTCTTTGGCTACAGTTTATAAAAATATCACAGCCTTATATGAAGTCAATATTTTGCGTGAAATAAAAGCTCCTGCTCAAAAACAACGCTATGAGCTTAGTTGTGATCATCATATACATGTGGCTTGTGAAAAATGTGGCAAACTGGAAGATATCAAAATAGACATTTCAGATATTTCAAATAAATGTGCCAAGATGAGTGGCTATCAGTTATATGACACATCGGCAGTATTTATTGGTATTTGTCCTGAATGCGCCCATAAAGAGAAAAAATAG
- the ffh gene encoding signal recognition particle protein, producing the protein MFDTLSESFRSALSKIRFNDDEKSLDKALEELKKSLLRNDVFHKVTKELLKNIQIQTKQTGIGKQNFLNALQNSLAQILDTNGNYGFVYATKPPTIVLMTGLQGSGKTTTSAKLANYLKTRNKKVLLVACDLARLAAVEQLTQLANQIEVDIFTLPNVSPPEVAKAAKQRAITGQYDVMIVDSAGRLAIDEALMGELLSIRNALEPNEIFYVADSLSGQDGIRSADTFNQKIGITGVILSKFDSDTKGGIALSIAYQLGIPLRFIGNGEKIPDLDIFIPDRIISRLMGAGDIASLAEKTASILDEQEAKNISKKIKKGQFTFSDFIAQIENIKKLGSMSSIMSMIPGLGNMAGALKNVDLDNSAEVKKIKAMVNSMTLKERNNPALLNGSRRKRIALGSGLEVSDINRIIKQFDNASKMAKRLSSKGGMQEFMGMMGQMKGKM; encoded by the coding sequence TTGTTTGATACATTGAGTGAATCTTTTAGAAGTGCTTTAAGCAAAATCCGTTTCAATGATGACGAAAAATCACTCGATAAGGCGCTTGAAGAACTCAAAAAATCACTTTTAAGAAATGATGTTTTTCATAAAGTTACAAAAGAATTACTCAAAAATATCCAGATACAAACTAAACAAACCGGCATTGGGAAACAAAATTTCTTAAATGCACTCCAAAATAGTCTTGCCCAAATTCTTGATACAAATGGCAATTATGGGTTTGTTTATGCTACAAAACCACCTACAATTGTGCTTATGACAGGACTACAAGGAAGTGGAAAAACAACTACTTCAGCCAAACTTGCCAATTATCTCAAAACAAGAAATAAAAAAGTCTTACTCGTAGCTTGTGATTTGGCACGTTTAGCAGCAGTAGAGCAACTAACCCAGCTTGCCAACCAAATTGAGGTTGATATTTTTACACTCCCAAATGTCTCTCCCCCGGAAGTCGCAAAAGCAGCCAAACAAAGAGCTATCACAGGGCAATATGATGTAATGATTGTCGATAGCGCAGGGAGATTAGCAATTGATGAAGCACTCATGGGAGAGCTTCTGTCTATCAGAAATGCACTAGAGCCCAATGAAATCTTCTATGTTGCTGATTCTCTAAGTGGTCAAGATGGGATTAGAAGTGCGGATACTTTTAACCAAAAAATAGGGATTACAGGAGTAATTTTAAGCAAGTTCGATAGCGATACCAAAGGAGGGATAGCCCTATCTATTGCTTATCAATTGGGTATCCCATTGCGTTTTATCGGGAATGGTGAAAAAATCCCTGATTTAGATATTTTTATCCCCGATCGTATTATCTCAAGGCTTATGGGGGCAGGCGATATTGCCTCTTTGGCAGAAAAAACGGCTAGCATTTTAGATGAGCAAGAAGCCAAAAATATCAGTAAAAAAATCAAAAAAGGACAATTTACTTTTAGTGATTTTATTGCTCAGATTGAAAATATCAAAAAACTTGGTTCCATGAGTTCTATTATGTCCATGATCCCGGGACTTGGAAATATGGCTGGGGCACTCAAAAATGTAGATTTGGACAATTCAGCTGAAGTGAAAAAAATCAAAGCAATGGTTAATTCCATGACCCTCAAAGAAAGAAATAACCCTGCATTGCTCAATGGAAGTCGCAGAAAAAGAATCGCATTAGGGAGTGGGCTGGAAGTCAGCGATATTAATCGTATTATCAAGCAATTTGACAATGCTTCCAAAATGGCTAAACGTCTTAGTTCCAAAGGTGGTATGCAAGAATTTATGGGTATGATGGGGCAGATGAAAGGAAAGATGTAA
- a CDS encoding type II restriction endonuclease, producing MKISQVKTAFKIADVEFVPGSTKLKFNYLKALKNEKGDFLSQKILTQNIARVYLIVVDGEIKKIGGSQSEGGIKNTLTIYQDGGIKGRPSIRSFGIWYFLYHTILEGKKIEFYMIYQENFKKEIKGLFGEKVIENAYISYKLIEQCCIEDYLEFENAQYPEWNVQEQGMDWPLMIKNEHAGLLKSSATGKKTIKRKEVKR from the coding sequence TTGAAAATATCTCAGGTAAAGACGGCTTTTAAAATCGCTGATGTTGAATTTGTGCCGGGAAGCACTAAACTAAAATTTAATTATTTAAAAGCGCTAAAAAATGAAAAAGGCGATTTTTTGTCTCAAAAAATTCTTACCCAAAATATTGCAAGGGTATATTTAATAGTTGTAGATGGTGAGATTAAAAAGATAGGAGGTTCTCAATCTGAGGGTGGGATAAAAAATACTTTGACAATCTATCAAGATGGTGGTATAAAAGGCAGACCAAGTATTAGAAGCTTTGGGATATGGTATTTTTTGTATCATACAATCTTAGAAGGAAAAAAAATTGAATTTTATATGATCTATCAAGAAAATTTTAAAAAAGAAATTAAAGGGCTTTTTGGAGAAAAAGTTATTGAGAATGCCTATATTAGTTATAAACTTATTGAACAGTGCTGTATTGAAGATTATTTAGAATTTGAAAATGCTCAATATCCTGAATGGAATGTTCAAGAACAAGGAATGGATTGGCCTTTGATGATTAAAAATGAACATGCAGGGCTTTTAAAATCAAGTGCAACCGGAAAAAAAACAATCAAGAGAAAAGAGGTTAAAAGATAA
- a CDS encoding DNA adenine methylase, producing MNALIKSHKDSLFFDETKLTYFERKEKLLKLLKGKATPYKRYCVSPIRYGGGKSLAVGFIIEHFPDDLDRVISPFMGGGSIEIACALDLGLEVKAFDIFDILVNFWQVLLQDSGRLYEALNQLQPTKDVYQQIKTELKNHWNKEIVLDPMRLARDYYFNFNLSYGPGFLGWMSSIYEDKNRYLKALEKIKDFYLPRLSVECASFEIAFQKYPNDFFYLDPPYFLDGDSKMFKGIYPQRNFPIHHNGFDHQLLAGLLQKHNGKFILSYNDCQWVRETYKDFKILEPKWQYTMGQGETRIGKNRIQRGDTHNIKTSHELLIIKE from the coding sequence ATGAATGCACTCATAAAATCACATAAAGACAGTTTATTTTTTGATGAAACAAAGTTAACCTATTTTGAACGTAAAGAAAAATTATTAAAACTTCTTAAGGGAAAAGCAACTCCTTATAAACGCTACTGTGTTAGTCCTATTCGGTATGGTGGAGGAAAATCACTGGCAGTGGGATTTATAATTGAACATTTTCCTGATGATTTAGATAGGGTTATAAGTCCTTTTATGGGTGGAGGTAGTATAGAGATTGCTTGTGCATTAGATCTTGGACTTGAGGTGAAGGCTTTTGATATTTTTGATATTTTGGTAAATTTTTGGCAAGTATTGCTTCAAGATTCGGGAAGACTTTATGAGGCATTGAATCAATTACAACCTACAAAGGACGTATATCAGCAAATAAAAACAGAGCTTAAAAATCATTGGAATAAAGAGATTGTTTTAGATCCCATGAGGTTGGCAAGGGATTATTATTTTAATTTTAATCTTAGTTATGGACCGGGATTTTTAGGATGGATGAGCAGTATTTATGAAGATAAAAATCGTTATCTCAAAGCTCTAGAGAAGATTAAAGACTTTTATTTACCTCGTTTGAGTGTAGAATGTGCGAGTTTTGAAATAGCTTTCCAAAAGTATCCAAATGACTTTTTTTATCTTGATCCGCCTTATTTTTTAGATGGAGATTCTAAGATGTTCAAAGGCATTTATCCTCAAAGGAATTTTCCTATTCATCACAATGGATTTGATCATCAACTTTTAGCCGGATTACTTCAGAAGCATAATGGAAAATTTATATTAAGTTATAATGATTGCCAATGGGTGAGGGAAACATACAAAGATTTTAAGATTTTAGAACCTAAGTGGCAATATACGATGGGACAGGGTGAAACTCGTATAGGCAAAAACAGAATACAAAGAGGAGATACTCATAATATTAAAACTTCTCATGAATTATTGATTATTAAGGAATGA
- the rpsP gene encoding 30S ribosomal protein S16, which produces MATVIRLTRMGRKKKPFYRVVVTDSRKRRDGGWIESIGYYNPLTEPIVVKIDTDRLNYWKSVGAKMSQRVAKLSQK; this is translated from the coding sequence ATGGCAACAGTAATTAGATTAACAAGAATGGGAAGAAAGAAAAAACCTTTTTATCGGGTTGTCGTTACAGATTCTCGCAAAAGAAGAGATGGGGGCTGGATCGAATCAATCGGCTATTACAACCCTTTAACAGAACCCATTGTTGTAAAAATCGACACAGATAGATTGAATTACTGGAAAAGTGTGGGGGCAAAAATGAGCCAAAGAGTAGCCAAACTCTCTCAAAAATAA
- a CDS encoding KH domain-containing protein, giving the protein MIEQFLQDYVKKIVQQPEKVSVSMETSQEDGYRNIIIYTSPIDIGRIIGKDGKMISALKTFVSGAKAKDGFTYKIVVQANDT; this is encoded by the coding sequence ATGATAGAACAGTTTTTACAAGATTATGTCAAAAAAATAGTCCAACAGCCTGAGAAAGTAAGCGTCTCTATGGAAACTTCCCAAGAAGATGGGTATAGAAATATTATCATTTATACTTCTCCTATTGATATAGGACGTATTATTGGCAAAGACGGCAAAATGATTAGCGCACTCAAAACATTTGTATCCGGAGCAAAAGCAAAAGATGGTTTCACATACAAAATAGTTGTTCAAGCAAATGACACTTAA
- the rimM gene encoding ribosome maturation factor RimM (Essential for efficient processing of 16S rRNA) has product MTLKNDISLIQIGKIGRTIGLHGGLKFHLITDFPQSIQKNLILTLEISHIGHSKTDNYTIKSFDTQNSIIFFEEITDIIQAKSLINAYAYASLEDTKKLCPLKKNEFFWFDLFDCEIIEEEEILGRVSDIQRIGATDYLLVATSEKLISQKLPRIFMIPYIQHFILQTSLEQKSIFVKGARAILEAS; this is encoded by the coding sequence ATGACACTTAAAAATGATATTTCCTTAATACAAATTGGTAAAATCGGTAGAACCATTGGTCTTCATGGAGGGCTAAAGTTTCATTTGATTACTGATTTTCCACAAAGTATTCAAAAAAATCTCATCTTAACCCTTGAAATTTCTCATATTGGACACTCCAAAACCGACAACTATACAATCAAAAGTTTTGACACTCAAAATTCTATTATTTTTTTTGAAGAAATCACAGATATAATCCAAGCAAAATCATTAATAAATGCCTATGCGTATGCAAGTTTGGAAGATACCAAAAAACTATGTCCTTTGAAAAAAAATGAATTTTTTTGGTTTGATCTCTTTGATTGTGAAATTATTGAAGAAGAAGAAATATTGGGCAGAGTGAGCGACATTCAACGTATTGGGGCTACTGATTATCTCCTGGTGGCAACCTCAGAAAAATTGATCTCACAAAAATTACCAAGAATCTTCATGATACCCTATATCCAACACTTTATTTTACAAACTTCTTTAGAACAAAAATCTATTTTTGTTAAAGGGGCTAGGGCTATTTTAGAGGCTAGCTAA
- the trmD gene encoding tRNA (guanosine(37)-N1)-methyltransferase TrmD produces the protein MEFSFLTLFPSLINAYFEDSILKKAITKNLIKINTINIRDYAKDKYQKADYAQIGGGAGQVLDPVLIQKALDCIQGEKYTLFLSPCGKPFLHNDSLRLASKKHIVLVCGRYEGFDERSIETQADEVFSIGDFILTGGELPALCLCDSISRQIKGVIGNPQSLIGESFQSHLLEAPNFSRILHLEKKFEKFSPPSEYSKGNHSKIADLKNNLAVLKTQYFRPDLYQKWKVTKRVSNEK, from the coding sequence ATGGAGTTTAGTTTTTTAACCTTATTCCCATCTCTTATTAATGCTTATTTTGAAGACTCTATTCTTAAAAAAGCTATCACAAAAAATCTTATAAAAATCAATACTATCAATATCCGAGATTATGCCAAAGACAAATATCAAAAAGCTGACTATGCCCAAATTGGAGGCGGAGCTGGTCAAGTATTAGACCCTGTTTTGATCCAAAAAGCGCTTGATTGCATCCAAGGAGAAAAATATACTCTCTTTCTTAGTCCTTGTGGCAAACCTTTTTTGCATAATGATTCCCTCCGACTTGCCTCAAAAAAACATATTGTCCTTGTATGCGGACGTTATGAAGGTTTTGATGAGCGATCTATTGAAACACAAGCAGATGAAGTGTTTTCAATTGGAGATTTTATTTTAACAGGAGGAGAACTCCCTGCATTATGCTTGTGTGATAGCATCTCCAGACAAATAAAAGGCGTAATTGGAAACCCTCAATCCCTCATTGGGGAAAGCTTTCAATCCCATCTTTTAGAAGCGCCAAATTTTTCAAGAATACTGCATCTGGAAAAAAAATTTGAAAAATTCTCTCCACCTTCAGAGTATTCAAAGGGAAATCATAGTAAAATCGCAGACTTAAAAAATAATCTGGCAGTTTTAAAAACACAATATTTTAGACCGGATTTATACCAAAAATGGAAGGTAACAAAAAGGGTATCCAATGAAAAATAG
- the rplS gene encoding 50S ribosomal protein L19 translates to MKNRYIESFEKAQIGDKKVPHFKAGDTIKLGIKIKEGEKSRIQNFEGICISIRGNGVDRTFSIRKMGANNIGVEKTFPIYSESLESIEVLRIGRVRRAKLYYLRDRKGKSARIKELRK, encoded by the coding sequence ATGAAAAATAGATATATTGAAAGTTTTGAAAAAGCTCAAATTGGCGATAAAAAAGTTCCTCATTTTAAAGCAGGGGATACAATCAAATTAGGTATCAAAATTAAAGAAGGCGAAAAAAGTCGTATCCAAAATTTTGAAGGTATTTGTATTTCTATCAGAGGAAATGGCGTGGATAGGACATTTAGCATTCGCAAAATGGGGGCAAATAATATCGGGGTGGAAAAAACATTCCCCATCTATAGTGAAAGCCTTGAAAGTATAGAAGTTTTGAGGATCGGGAGGGTTAGAAGGGCAAAGCTCTATTATCTGAGAGATAGAAAAGGAAAATCCGCCAGAATCAAAGAACTCAGAAAATAA
- the traF gene encoding conjugal transfer protein TraF, translating into MRKIPAWMSGCLIFLSSLGALEFGGIGNVSSGMGGAGVALSASPYGLYYNPALLSADNKTKFGYSIGVEYRQRNIDKLAGLNLKNIASSPRNMETLKQILKDNHLSLNSQNGIVLQLSSSIIREEFGSVALGYFGSMYAGISLNGDPNRMDLIVQNGANYYKLVPNNTGGWDEQTTNETDYKEHSLSYSLQQGDGHKIVTSTFILSEIPIGYAKTFYFKNSNFNIGVAAKFMNGISANQNIYLSDHMNIAHDLQNFVAKRNYQSYSTFGVDLGMMYEIDFPKFRYLSFGVVAKNLNFPTFKYDFGNIVIKPQYRVGIAYNERYFTLAFDADILPNDMLNFNYKKQQSQMIGGGFKFDLKYFDLRTGAMKDIRQDDGLILTGGINILGIFDVALQSGTKLGQTKGYKIPRYLNLKIGGSFSF; encoded by the coding sequence GTGAGAAAAATTCCGGCATGGATGAGTGGGTGCTTGATATTTTTATCTTCTCTAGGGGCTTTAGAGTTTGGAGGCATTGGGAATGTTTCGTCCGGGATGGGCGGAGCAGGGGTTGCCCTCAGCGCTTCTCCTTATGGTTTGTATTATAACCCCGCATTATTGAGCGCAGATAACAAAACAAAGTTTGGCTATAGTATTGGGGTGGAATATCGTCAAAGAAATATTGATAAACTTGCAGGTTTGAATCTTAAAAATATCGCTTCTTCTCCCCGGAATATGGAAACCCTTAAACAAATCCTCAAAGACAATCATCTAAGCTTAAATAGTCAAAATGGGATTGTGTTACAACTCTCTTCCTCAATTATTCGAGAGGAATTTGGTTCTGTGGCATTAGGATATTTTGGGTCAATGTATGCAGGCATTTCACTCAATGGCGATCCTAATCGTATGGACTTGATTGTTCAAAATGGGGCTAATTATTACAAACTTGTTCCAAATAATACAGGCGGTTGGGATGAACAGACTACAAATGAGACTGATTATAAGGAGCATTCGCTTTCTTATTCTCTCCAACAAGGAGATGGGCATAAAATTGTTACATCAACATTCATTCTTTCAGAAATACCTATTGGTTATGCAAAAACATTTTATTTCAAAAATTCAAATTTTAACATTGGTGTTGCCGCAAAATTTATGAATGGCATTAGCGCTAATCAAAACATTTATTTAAGCGATCATATGAATATAGCCCATGACCTTCAAAATTTTGTAGCAAAAAGGAATTATCAATCTTATAGTACATTTGGAGTTGATCTGGGAATGATGTATGAGATTGATTTCCCTAAGTTTCGTTATTTGAGTTTTGGGGTAGTGGCAAAAAATCTTAATTTTCCAACTTTTAAATATGATTTTGGAAATATTGTTATCAAACCTCAATATCGCGTTGGAATAGCTTATAATGAACGCTATTTTACTCTAGCCTTTGATGCAGATATTTTGCCCAATGATATGCTAAATTTTAATTACAAAAAACAACAAAGCCAAATGATTGGAGGGGGATTTAAATTTGATTTGAAATACTTTGATTTGCGTACAGGAGCGATGAAAGATATTCGTCAAGATGATGGCTTGATTCTTACCGGAGGCATCAATATACTTGGCATATTTGATGTTGCACTTCAAAGTGGGACAAAGCTTGGTCAAACTAAAGGCTACAAAATTCCGCGATATCTAAATCTCAAAATAGGAGGAAGTTTTTCATTCTAG
- a CDS encoding universal stress protein, which produces MTKILFGVSDTEECRRAIKTIINLFGHRDGIELTLLHVTPEVLVYAESGIVDYGTIENIEKEKSNEILDEFGKTFQDEGINCKKILKSGNPIDVVLEIADKYDLLVIGASESSLLHRIFNSHQNSFINSSPIPVLVAK; this is translated from the coding sequence ATGACAAAAATATTATTTGGTGTGAGTGATACAGAAGAATGTAGAAGAGCGATAAAAACAATTATTAATTTGTTTGGTCATCGCGATGGAATTGAGCTTACTCTTTTGCATGTAACCCCGGAAGTATTGGTTTATGCCGAAAGTGGTATTGTGGATTATGGAACAATTGAAAACATAGAAAAAGAAAAATCTAATGAAATTTTAGATGAATTTGGAAAAACATTTCAAGATGAAGGCATTAATTGTAAAAAAATTCTTAAAAGCGGGAACCCTATTGATGTTGTCCTTGAAATTGCTGATAAATACGATTTATTAGTTATCGGAGCAAGTGAGTCTTCTTTGTTGCATCGAATTTTTAATTCTCATCAAAATAGCTTTATTAATTCTTCTCCAATCCCTGTTTTGGTAGCTAAATAG